The following are encoded in a window of Cydia strobilella chromosome 1, ilCydStro3.1, whole genome shotgun sequence genomic DNA:
- the LOC134744200 gene encoding protein YIPF6: protein MTSFDTKFDMYPAGDVGVVEGEMNVPTRGVPSGDSMEFNTLDEPIKETFLRDLRAVGNKFYHVLIPREKTSLLKEWDLWGPLLLCTLMATFLQGSAERADDSNDGGPEFAEVFVLVWIGAAVVTINSKLLGGNISFFQSVCVLGYCLFPVALALVICRIILFSTQNTFLFFLRFVISMIGFMWATFAATKFLGDSQPEGKKALAVYPICLFYFILSWLVVSHSNV, encoded by the exons ATGACATCGTTTGACACAAAATTCGAT ATGTATCCAGCGGGAGATGTGGGAGTGGTGGAGGGAGAAATGAATGTTCCGACACGGGGAGTGCCCTCTGGGGACAGCATGGAATTCAACACCCTAGATGAGCCCATTAAAGAAACATTT cTCCGTGACCTTAGAGCTGTTGGTAACAAATTCTACCATGTCCTTATCCCCAGAGAAAAGACCAGTTTGTTAAAAGAAT GGGACCTGTGGGGCCCGCTGCTGCTGTGCACGCTGATGGCCACGTTCCTGCAAGGCTCCGCCGAGCGCGCTGACGACTCCAACGACGGCGGACCCGAGTTTGCTGAGGTGTTTGTACTCGTTTGGATAGGCGCCGCCGTTGTAACCATCAACTCTAAACTTTTGGGTGGCAATAT CTCATTCTTCCAGTCAGTGTGCGTACTGGGCTACTGCCTATTCCCCGTGGCGCTCGCGCTGGTTATCTGCCGGATAATACTGTTCTCCACGCAGAACACCTTTTTGTTCTTCCTGCGCTTCGTCATATCCATGATTGGGTTTATGTGGGCGACTTTTG CGGCCACAAAATTCCTAGGCGACAGCCAACCAGAAGGCAAGAAGGCCCTGGCGGTGTACCCCATCTGCCTGTTCTACTTCATCCTGTCGTGGCTCGTCGTGTCACACAGCAACGTATAG